One Methylorubrum extorquens genomic window, GTGGATTTTTCGGTCAAGGCGAACCCCAACCCGGCGGTGATCCGCGTCTTCTCCGAGGAGGGGGCGGGGGCCGAGATCGCCTCCGGTGCCGAGTTCGACGCCGCCATCCGGGCGGGCGTCCCTGCGGACAAGATCCTGTTCGCCGGTCCGGGTAAGGGCGCGGCCGACCTCGACCGGGTGATCGGCGGCGGCATCGGCGAGATCCATCTCGAAAACCGCGAGGAGATGGATCGCGTCGCAGCGGCGGCCGAGCGCCACGGCGTGTGCGTGCGGGTGGCGCTGCGGGTCAATCCCGGCGCGACCGCGCAGGGCGGGGCGATGCGGATGGGCGGCAAGCCCTCGCCGTTCGGCTTCGACGAGGAAGACATCGAAGCCGCCATCGACGCGGTGGAAGCCTCACCGTGCCTGCGGCTCATCGGGCTCCACCTGTTCGCGGGCACCCAAGGGCTGAAGGCGGACACCCTCCTCGGCCAGTGGAGCTACGGGCTCGGGCTTGCGGCGCAGATCGCGGGGAGGATCGGGCGGCCGCTGGAAACGATCGATCTCGGCGGCGGCCTCGGCATCCCGTACTTCTCCGGCGACACCGCCCTCGATCTCGGCGCGATCCGGGCTGGGCTGCCCGCTCTGATCGCCACCCTGCGGGCGGACCCGAGGCTGGCGAGCGCCCGCGTGGTGCTGGAGCCCGGCCGCTACCTCACTGGGCCGGCGGGCGTCTACGTGGCGCGGGTGCTGGCGGTGAAGGAATCGCGTGGCAGCCGCTTCGTCATCACCGATGGCGGCATGCATCACCATCTCGCCGCGAGCGGCAATCTCGGCCAGATCGTCAAGCGCGACTTTCCGCTGGCCGCGGTGGTTGAGGGGGCCGAGGTGGAACGGACGCCCACCGCCGTGGTCGGACCGCTCTGCACTCCCCTCGACATGCTGGCCCGCGCCGCCCCCCTGCCGCCGCTCGCCGAGGGCGACCTCGTGGCGGTGCTGCAATCGGGGGCCTATGGCCTTACCGCGAGCCCCACGGGCTTCCTCAGCCACCCGATGCCGGCCGAGGTGCTGGTGGAGGGG contains:
- a CDS encoding type III PLP-dependent enzyme codes for the protein MADAPDLAAALIAENFSRDAGGVLQVGGLPLTELTQEFGTPLFVYDADTMRRTYRALCAALAGFAEVDFSVKANPNPAVIRVFSEEGAGAEIASGAEFDAAIRAGVPADKILFAGPGKGAADLDRVIGGGIGEIHLENREEMDRVAAAAERHGVCVRVALRVNPGATAQGGAMRMGGKPSPFGFDEEDIEAAIDAVEASPCLRLIGLHLFAGTQGLKADTLLGQWSYGLGLAAQIAGRIGRPLETIDLGGGLGIPYFSGDTALDLGAIRAGLPALIATLRADPRLASARVVLEPGRYLTGPAGVYVARVLAVKESRGSRFVITDGGMHHHLAASGNLGQIVKRDFPLAAVVEGAEVERTPTAVVGPLCTPLDMLARAAPLPPLAEGDLVAVLQSGAYGLTASPTGFLSHPMPAEVLVEGGEAREIRARGS